A genome region from Clostridium pasteurianum includes the following:
- a CDS encoding B12-binding domain-containing radical SAM protein, which yields MYYYKERKRVACVIPPFYRLIESKNNRLPPAMHYIAEILHRRGHEVIFINGDYVDDSFDYADRFSMTANSWLFNERYKNGHESFYNIINILSDFKPDVVFLSAGDVLIPTVELGSTQSCACLAKMIKEIIGPNVTCVGYGHLLRYAKEKDLKDLDVIIAGEGEEFATEIVEDNFRGKTKISWCNDMNSLPILSDRYIYYKPKPEDWDYIMSMRGCPNRCTFCHQPSLRGYNISMMSPVRFLRELRYRIDKIGTKGFYFSDMIFAPGAGPRTIEMLDRLTLLKSEYPEFNWWAESRVDSITSNDIVKKMKKAGCRHLKFGVEMANQDMLNTVRKGISLSEIKNAFSLTQNYG from the coding sequence TTGTATTATTACAAGGAAAGGAAAAGAGTAGCTTGTGTTATTCCACCGTTTTATAGACTTATTGAATCTAAAAATAATAGACTTCCACCAGCAATGCACTATATTGCTGAAATTCTTCATAGAAGGGGACATGAGGTAATATTTATAAATGGTGATTATGTTGATGATTCATTTGATTATGCTGATCGTTTTAGTATGACTGCGAACAGTTGGTTATTTAATGAAAGATATAAAAATGGACATGAGTCATTTTATAATATAATTAATATATTATCTGATTTTAAGCCAGATGTTGTTTTTTTAAGCGCTGGGGATGTATTGATACCAACAGTTGAATTAGGTAGCACGCAATCATGTGCATGTTTAGCTAAAATGATAAAGGAAATTATAGGGCCTAATGTTACATGTGTTGGATATGGACATTTACTTAGATATGCAAAGGAAAAAGATTTAAAAGATTTAGATGTTATTATAGCAGGTGAAGGAGAAGAATTTGCAACAGAAATTGTAGAAGATAATTTTAGGGGAAAAACTAAGATATCATGGTGCAATGATATGAATTCATTGCCAATATTGTCTGATAGATACATATATTACAAACCCAAACCTGAAGATTGGGATTATATTATGTCTATGAGAGGATGTCCAAATAGATGTACATTTTGTCATCAACCATCATTAAGGGGTTATAACATATCAATGATGTCACCTGTACGTTTTTTAAGAGAATTGCGATATAGAATTGACAAAATAGGAACAAAAGGATTTTATTTTTCGGATATGATATTTGCTCCGGGTGCAGGGCCAAGAACTATAGAAATGTTAGATCGTCTAACACTTTTAAAAAGTGAGTATCCTGAATTTAATTGGTGGGCAGAATCTAGAGTTGATAGCATTACAAGTAATGATATTGTTAAGAAAATGAAAAAGGCAGGATGTAGGCATTTAAAGTTTGGTGTAGAAATGGCAAATCAAGACATGTTAAACACTGTAAGAAAAGGAATAAGTTTAAGTGAGATAAAAAATGCTTTTTCATTAACTCAAAATTATGGT